In a genomic window of Bradyrhizobium sp. LLZ17:
- a CDS encoding NAD-dependent epimerase/dehydratase family protein: MTILVTGSAGHLGEALLRTLSRRGAPVRGLDLKPSPFTDAVGSIVDPGFVRRQMHGVTAIIHSATLHKPHVATHTNQQFIDTNVGGTLNLLEAAAAAGVTSFVFTSTTSAFGSQLRREAGQAAVWVTEELPPVPKNIYGTTKLMAENLCELFSRERRLPVVILRTSRFFPEADDDAELRSAYAPENAQANELLYRRLDIADAVSAHLAAVERAPDIGFARYIVSATSPFQPHHLAALARDAASVVRELYPDCAQLYAARGWQLFPQIDRVYVNDRARRELGWRPEFDFAHVLSSLRTGQDFRSALAREVGSKGYHETTFDDGPYPVAS, from the coding sequence ATGACAATTCTGGTCACTGGCAGCGCCGGCCATCTCGGGGAGGCCCTTCTCCGCACGCTCAGCAGGCGGGGCGCGCCTGTGCGCGGGCTCGATTTGAAGCCATCGCCCTTCACCGATGCGGTCGGCTCGATCGTCGACCCGGGCTTCGTCCGGCGACAGATGCACGGCGTCACCGCGATCATCCACAGCGCGACGCTGCACAAGCCGCATGTGGCGACCCACACCAATCAACAATTCATCGACACCAACGTCGGCGGCACGCTCAATCTGCTCGAGGCGGCTGCGGCCGCCGGCGTGACGAGCTTCGTCTTCACCAGCACCACCAGCGCATTCGGTTCGCAGCTGCGGCGGGAGGCGGGACAGGCCGCGGTGTGGGTCACCGAGGAGCTGCCGCCGGTGCCGAAAAACATCTATGGCACCACCAAGCTGATGGCGGAGAATCTGTGCGAGCTGTTCTCGCGCGAGCGCCGGCTGCCCGTCGTCATTTTGCGAACGTCGCGCTTCTTTCCGGAGGCAGATGACGATGCCGAGCTGCGGTCCGCGTATGCGCCGGAGAATGCGCAAGCCAACGAGCTGCTGTATCGCCGGCTCGATATCGCGGACGCGGTGAGCGCTCATCTTGCCGCCGTCGAGCGCGCGCCTGACATCGGCTTCGCCCGTTACATCGTGTCCGCGACCAGCCCATTCCAGCCGCACCATCTCGCGGCGCTCGCTCGCGACGCAGCTAGCGTCGTACGCGAGCTCTATCCGGATTGCGCGCAACTCTATGCGGCGCGCGGCTGGCAATTGTTCCCGCAGATCGATCGGGTCTACGTCAACGATCGCGCGCGGCGCGAATTGGGCTGGCGTCCCGAATTCGACTTTGCCCATGTCCTGAGCAGCCTTCGCACCGGACAGGATTTTCGCAGCGCGCTGGCGCGGGAGGTCGGATCAAAAGGCTATCATGAGACGACTTTCGACGACGGGCCCTACCCCGTCGCATCGTAA
- a CDS encoding cytochrome c — protein sequence MRRQLPLLAISTLALVTLNPLPASAADVAAGQAKAEICAGCHGDNGISQTENIPSIAGQPDQYIQWQLVFFRSGSRKNEQMQPIIGEINNEDIRNLGAYFASLTPPKGAEDNDPDLSKKGAQAAAGRRCASCHTDSYAGTKAVARLAGQREEYLVKALHDYKTSQRVGGAGAAMAEIAYSLNEEEITALAHYLAHLQ from the coding sequence ATGCGTCGGCAGCTTCCCTTACTCGCAATCAGTACGCTTGCGCTGGTCACGCTCAACCCTCTCCCCGCCAGCGCCGCCGATGTCGCGGCCGGTCAGGCAAAAGCAGAAATCTGCGCCGGCTGCCACGGCGACAACGGCATCTCGCAGACCGAGAACATCCCTTCGATTGCCGGCCAGCCGGACCAGTACATCCAGTGGCAGCTCGTGTTCTTCCGTTCCGGCTCGCGCAAGAACGAGCAGATGCAGCCGATCATCGGGGAGATCAACAACGAGGACATCCGCAATCTCGGCGCTTATTTCGCCTCGCTGACGCCGCCGAAGGGCGCGGAGGACAACGACCCCGATCTCTCCAAGAAAGGCGCGCAAGCCGCGGCCGGTCGCCGCTGCGCCTCATGCCATACGGATTCCTATGCCGGCACCAAGGCCGTCGCGCGGCTCGCCGGCCAGCGCGAGGAATATCTGGTGAAGGCGCTGCACGACTACAAAACCAGCCAGCGCGTCGGCGGCGCCGGCGCCGCCATGGCCGAGATCGCCTACTCCCTGAACGAGGAAGAGATCACCGCGCTCGCACATTATCTGGCGCATTTGCAGTAG
- the panE gene encoding 2-dehydropantoate 2-reductase: MRILVVGAGAIGGYFGGRLLQAGRDVTFLVRPRRAAELASAGLVIKSPNGDVTLKDPPRVEADKLKDKFDVVLLSCKAFDLDDAINSFAAAVGPNTAIIPMLNGMKHLDTLDGKFGKERVLGGLCAIAATLNEKREVVQLQPMQSINYGERDGKLSDRVKAIDAAFKSGINGATASQNIMQDMWEKWVFLSSLAASTSLMRTSVGNILAAPGGRDFLLGMLDETSAIATAYGYAPAGAFFERAKGMLTTEGSPLTASMFRDLRAGLPVEADHVIGDLIARGDAAKVPVPKLRIAYTHLKAYERQREG, encoded by the coding sequence ATGCGTATCCTCGTGGTCGGCGCTGGCGCCATCGGCGGCTATTTTGGCGGCAGGCTGTTGCAGGCCGGTCGCGACGTCACCTTCCTGGTCCGGCCAAGGCGCGCCGCGGAGCTTGCGAGCGCCGGCCTCGTCATCAAGAGCCCGAATGGCGATGTGACGCTGAAGGATCCGCCGCGGGTCGAGGCCGACAAGCTCAAGGACAAGTTCGACGTCGTGCTGTTGAGCTGCAAGGCGTTCGACCTCGACGACGCCATCAACTCCTTCGCGGCGGCGGTCGGCCCTAACACCGCAATCATCCCGATGCTCAACGGCATGAAGCATCTCGACACGCTCGACGGCAAGTTCGGCAAGGAGCGCGTGCTCGGCGGCCTCTGCGCCATCGCGGCGACGCTGAACGAGAAGCGCGAAGTGGTGCAGCTTCAGCCGATGCAGTCGATTAACTACGGCGAGCGCGACGGAAAATTGTCGGACCGCGTCAAGGCGATCGACGCGGCATTCAAGAGCGGGATCAATGGCGCAACCGCCAGCCAAAACATCATGCAGGACATGTGGGAGAAGTGGGTCTTCCTGTCGTCGCTGGCGGCGTCCACCAGCCTGATGCGCACCTCGGTCGGCAACATCCTCGCCGCCCCCGGCGGCCGGGATTTCCTGCTCGGCATGCTCGATGAAACCAGCGCGATCGCCACGGCTTACGGCTATGCGCCCGCAGGTGCGTTCTTCGAACGCGCCAAGGGCATGCTCACCACCGAGGGATCGCCGCTGACGGCGTCGATGTTCCGCGACCTCAGGGCAGGCTTGCCGGTCGAGGCCGATCACGTCATCGGCGATCTCATCGCGCGCGGCGATGCGGCGAAAGTGCCGGTGCCGAAGCTGCGCATCGCCTATACGCATTTAAAGGCGTATGAGAGGCAGCGGGAGGGGTAG
- a CDS encoding glutathione S-transferase family protein, with the protein MLTVHHLNNSRSQRVLWLLEELGVPYEIVRYQRQPDMRAPKELRAIHPLGKSPVITDNGNTVAESGAIIEYLIATYGNGRLIPPPNTPERLRFTYWLHYAEGSAMQPLLLKLLFTLMPKRAPALLRPLVRKVSNQALTGLVNPQLKQHMDYWESELGKSEWFAGNEFSAADIQMSFPLEAAQARGGLEQGHPRAMAFLERIHARPAYSRALEKGGPYLVGR; encoded by the coding sequence ATGCTGACCGTTCATCACCTCAACAATTCACGCTCGCAGCGCGTGCTGTGGCTGCTCGAGGAGTTGGGGGTGCCCTACGAGATCGTGCGCTATCAGCGTCAGCCGGACATGCGCGCACCGAAGGAGCTCCGCGCCATCCACCCGCTCGGCAAGTCGCCGGTCATCACCGACAACGGCAACACCGTCGCCGAGTCCGGCGCGATCATCGAATATCTGATCGCGACCTACGGCAACGGCCGGCTGATCCCGCCGCCGAACACGCCGGAGCGGCTGCGCTTCACCTATTGGCTGCATTACGCCGAGGGTTCTGCGATGCAGCCTCTGCTGTTGAAATTGCTGTTCACGTTGATGCCGAAGCGCGCGCCGGCCTTGCTGCGGCCTCTGGTGCGCAAGGTCTCGAACCAGGCGCTGACGGGGTTGGTCAATCCGCAGCTCAAGCAGCACATGGATTACTGGGAAAGCGAGCTCGGCAAGTCCGAGTGGTTCGCCGGCAACGAGTTCAGCGCCGCCGACATCCAGATGAGCTTTCCGCTCGAAGCAGCGCAGGCGCGCGGCGGCCTCGAGCAGGGCCATCCCAGGGCGATGGCGTTCCTCGAACGCATCCACGCCCGCCCGGCTTACAGCCGCGCCCTCGAGAAGGGCGGGCCGTACCTGGTCGGACGATAA
- a CDS encoding MATE family efflux transporter, with protein MSAPKPLWKTFLRFLAPLMLSNALQSLFGTISNVYLGQMIGVDALAAVSVLFPVMFFLFAFVMGLSTGATVLIGQAFGAGEHGRIRGIVGTTLAVGLLLSMSVALVGGMFGRQLMMALATPADILDQASAYARAMLVTMPLGFTFLLTTAMIRGVGDAVTPLLALALSTTIGLILTPMLIRGMFGMPATGICSPAWASAIANALTLIALASYLRRKKHALAPDAALLRHLRPSGAVFGRILSIGLPSAIGMVVMAIAELVLLGLVNGFGSDATAAYGAVNQVMGYTQFTAISISIAVSILGAQAIGSGDKARLEGIVRTGLAFNLVLTGGLVALIYLAPRAVLGIFITDGAVLDLAKELLHIALWSSVPFGMATVFSGAMRAAGVALTPMLLAIFAIVAIELPAAVILSRAVGVQGVWAAYPIVFCAMFVLQMGYYLLVWRKRAIRRLI; from the coding sequence ATGTCCGCGCCAAAGCCACTCTGGAAAACCTTCCTGCGCTTCCTCGCACCGTTGATGCTGAGCAACGCGTTGCAATCGTTGTTCGGCACGATCAGCAATGTTTATCTCGGCCAGATGATCGGCGTCGATGCGCTCGCGGCGGTCTCGGTGTTGTTCCCGGTGATGTTCTTCCTGTTCGCCTTCGTCATGGGCCTGAGCACCGGCGCCACCGTGCTGATCGGGCAGGCCTTTGGCGCCGGCGAGCACGGCCGGATCAGAGGCATCGTCGGCACGACTCTCGCAGTCGGCCTGCTGCTCTCGATGTCTGTTGCACTGGTCGGCGGGATGTTCGGCCGGCAATTGATGATGGCGCTCGCCACGCCGGCCGATATTCTCGACCAGGCCAGCGCTTATGCGCGCGCGATGCTGGTCACGATGCCGCTCGGCTTCACCTTCCTGCTGACGACCGCGATGATTCGCGGCGTGGGCGACGCGGTGACGCCGTTGTTGGCGCTGGCCTTGTCGACCACGATCGGCCTGATCCTGACGCCGATGCTGATCCGCGGCATGTTCGGAATGCCCGCGACCGGCATCTGTAGCCCCGCCTGGGCATCCGCGATCGCCAACGCGCTGACGCTGATCGCGCTGGCTTCCTATCTGCGGCGCAAGAAGCATGCGCTGGCACCGGACGCTGCACTGCTGCGCCATCTGCGGCCCAGCGGCGCCGTATTTGGAAGGATCCTCAGTATCGGACTGCCGAGCGCGATCGGCATGGTGGTCATGGCGATCGCCGAGCTGGTGCTGCTCGGCCTCGTCAACGGCTTCGGCTCCGACGCCACCGCGGCCTACGGCGCCGTCAACCAGGTGATGGGCTACACCCAGTTCACGGCGATCTCGATTTCGATCGCGGTCTCGATCCTCGGCGCGCAAGCGATCGGCAGCGGCGACAAAGCGCGCCTCGAGGGCATCGTGCGCACTGGCCTCGCGTTCAACCTGGTCCTGACCGGGGGACTTGTGGCGCTGATTTATCTCGCGCCGCGTGCGGTGCTCGGCATCTTCATTACCGACGGCGCTGTGCTCGATCTCGCCAAGGAATTGCTTCACATCGCGTTGTGGAGCTCGGTGCCGTTCGGCATGGCGACGGTGTTCTCGGGTGCAATGCGCGCCGCCGGCGTGGCGCTGACGCCGATGCTGCTGGCGATCTTCGCCATCGTCGCGATCGAGCTGCCGGCGGCGGTGATCCTGAGCCGCGCGGTCGGCGTTCAGGGCGTATGGGCCGCCTATCCGATCGTGTTCTGCGCCATGTTCGTGTTGCAGATGGGCTATTACCTGCTGGTGTGGCGCAAGCGCGCGATCCGGCGTCTGATCTAA
- a CDS encoding 2-hydroxychromene-2-carboxylate isomerase, producing the protein MTRTAPQFLFDFGSPNAYLSHLAIPAIEQRIGVKFEYVPILLGGIFKSTNNKSPAETLAGVKNKREFHAVETERFVKRFQVPPYVWNPFFPVNTLNLMRAAIAAQVEGVFEAYVDAAFHHMWREPKKMDDPDVAAKALASSGLDAQKLFARAQEPEVKGRLIKNTEEAVARGAFGSPTFFVGDEMFFGKEQLREVEEMVSGK; encoded by the coding sequence TTGACCCGCACAGCCCCGCAATTCCTGTTCGATTTCGGCAGCCCGAACGCCTATCTCAGCCATCTGGCTATTCCGGCGATCGAGCAGCGGATCGGCGTGAAATTCGAATATGTTCCGATCCTGCTCGGCGGTATCTTCAAGTCGACCAACAACAAGTCGCCCGCCGAAACCCTCGCCGGCGTCAAGAACAAGCGCGAATTCCACGCGGTCGAAACCGAACGTTTCGTCAAGCGTTTTCAGGTCCCGCCCTATGTCTGGAATCCCTTCTTCCCTGTCAACACGCTGAACCTGATGCGCGCCGCGATTGCGGCGCAGGTCGAAGGTGTATTCGAGGCCTATGTCGACGCCGCATTCCACCACATGTGGCGCGAGCCGAAGAAGATGGATGATCCCGACGTCGCCGCGAAAGCGCTCGCGTCCTCCGGCCTCGATGCCCAAAAGCTGTTCGCCCGAGCCCAGGAGCCGGAGGTGAAGGGCAGACTGATCAAGAACACCGAGGAGGCGGTCGCGCGCGGCGCGTTCGGCTCGCCGACGTTCTTCGTCGGTGACGAGATGTTCTTCGGCAAGGAGCAGTTGCGCGAGGTCGAGGAGATGGTGTCGGGGAAGTGA
- a CDS encoding sorbosone dehydrogenase family protein, giving the protein MTFHRSVFQSILALAAFALLAGTSVGHAQQQDKNKPLKKYESGTKEFWTHPPDDWFLGDETEAQKGLAPPSGPPTGASDAELANIVKKIKLPAGFKIDVYASGVLAARQMAWGDKGTLFVGSFGLGNVYAITDNNGKKEVKTILKGLNMPTGLAFKDGALYVIAVDKLIRYDNAEANLDKLGEGKVVYDDMPSYAAHGWKYIAVDKDGWFYIPFGPPFNIGIPPTSVSQIRRVDPKTGNAEIYALGVRNSVGGDVDPRTGKYWFTENARDWVSDDLPSDKLNMINKMGEHFGYPYCHQGDLPDPKFAMGHKCSEFTPPVLNLGAHVAPLGMKFYTGDQFPPEYKNNILIAEHGSWNRHKYQGGRIMRVIVGPDGKNAKQEVFASGWIEGDQGYLGRPDDIVLAKDGSILVADDWAGAIYRISYKK; this is encoded by the coding sequence ATGACATTCCATCGATCCGTGTTTCAATCGATCCTGGCGCTTGCAGCGTTTGCCCTTCTTGCGGGGACAAGCGTCGGCCATGCGCAACAGCAAGACAAAAACAAGCCACTGAAGAAATACGAATCCGGCACCAAGGAATTCTGGACCCATCCGCCGGACGACTGGTTCCTCGGCGACGAGACCGAGGCGCAGAAGGGCCTCGCGCCGCCCTCAGGCCCGCCGACCGGCGCCTCCGACGCCGAGCTCGCCAATATCGTCAAGAAGATCAAGTTGCCGGCGGGCTTCAAGATCGACGTCTATGCGTCCGGCGTGCTGGCCGCGCGGCAAATGGCCTGGGGTGACAAGGGCACGCTGTTCGTCGGCTCGTTCGGCCTCGGCAACGTCTATGCCATCACCGACAACAACGGCAAGAAGGAGGTCAAGACGATCCTCAAGGGCCTCAACATGCCCACCGGTCTCGCCTTCAAGGATGGCGCGCTCTATGTCATCGCGGTCGACAAGCTGATCCGCTACGACAATGCGGAAGCCAATCTGGACAAGCTCGGCGAGGGCAAGGTCGTCTATGACGACATGCCGTCTTATGCCGCGCATGGCTGGAAATACATCGCGGTCGACAAGGACGGCTGGTTCTACATTCCGTTCGGACCGCCCTTCAACATCGGCATTCCGCCGACCAGCGTGTCGCAGATCCGGCGCGTCGATCCCAAGACCGGCAACGCCGAAATCTATGCACTCGGCGTCCGCAACTCCGTCGGCGGCGATGTCGATCCGCGCACGGGCAAATACTGGTTCACCGAGAACGCCCGCGATTGGGTGAGCGACGATCTGCCCAGCGACAAGCTCAACATGATCAACAAAATGGGTGAGCACTTCGGCTATCCCTACTGCCACCAGGGCGACCTTCCCGATCCGAAGTTCGCGATGGGGCACAAATGCTCCGAGTTCACGCCGCCCGTGCTGAATCTCGGCGCGCACGTCGCTCCGCTCGGCATGAAGTTCTATACCGGCGACCAATTTCCGCCTGAGTACAAGAACAACATCCTGATCGCCGAGCACGGCTCCTGGAATCGTCACAAGTACCAGGGCGGCCGCATCATGCGCGTGATCGTCGGGCCCGACGGCAAGAACGCCAAGCAGGAGGTGTTCGCCTCCGGCTGGATCGAAGGCGACCAGGGCTATCTCGGCCGTCCCGACGACATCGTCCTCGCCAAGGATGGTTCGATCCTCGTCGCCGACGACTGGGCCGGCGCGATCTATCGCATCAGCTACAAGAAGTAG
- a CDS encoding DUF2239 family protein: MHRTFTAFQGQRRLASGPAGEVALVVKRMAARPDEPIIIFEDSTGRSIDFDLRGGDREVLARVAKLVPPPPDVPEPASEPRGRGRPKLGVVAREVTLLPRHWEWLNAQPGGASVALRKLVEEARRTSGDKDRERQARDAAYHFMSTMAGNLPQFEEASRALFADDRRRFTGLIADWPADIRDHIVKLAYSDRA, translated from the coding sequence ATGCATAGGACTTTCACCGCCTTCCAGGGCCAGCGGCGCCTGGCGTCCGGACCGGCTGGAGAGGTCGCGCTGGTGGTCAAGCGAATGGCAGCGCGGCCGGACGAGCCCATCATCATCTTCGAGGACAGCACGGGCCGATCGATCGATTTCGATCTGCGTGGCGGCGATCGCGAGGTGCTGGCGCGGGTGGCGAAGCTCGTGCCGCCGCCGCCCGACGTCCCCGAACCAGCGAGCGAGCCGCGCGGGCGCGGCCGGCCGAAGCTCGGCGTGGTCGCGCGCGAGGTGACCTTGCTGCCGCGCCACTGGGAGTGGCTCAACGCGCAGCCGGGCGGCGCCTCGGTCGCGCTGCGCAAGCTGGTCGAGGAGGCGCGGCGCACCAGCGGCGACAAGGACCGCGAGCGGCAGGCGCGCGATGCGGCCTATCATTTCATGTCGACCATGGCCGGCAACCTGCCGCAGTTCGAGGAAGCCTCGCGTGCGCTGTTCGCCGATGACCGGCGCCGCTTTACCGGACTGATCGCCGACTGGCCCGCCGACATCCGCGACCACATCGTCAAGCTCGCCTATAGCGACCGCGCTTAA